Sequence from the Curtobacterium sp. MCLR17_007 genome:
AACCGGATCGGCACCTCGACGATGCGGCCACCCAGGTCGTGCACGCGCAACGTCATGTCGACCTGGAAGCAGTAGCCCTTCGAGTCGACCGCGTCGAGCGCCTTGCCCGCGATGACCGCGGCGCGGTAGACCCGGAAGCCGGCGGTGATGTCCCGCACGTCGATGCGGAGCATCCAGCGCGCGTAGGCGTTCCCACCACGGCTGAGCGCCTCGCGGTACCAGGGCCAGTCGACGACCGACCCGCCGGGCACCCAGCGCGAACCGATCGCGAGCTGCACGTCGGGCTGCGACCGCACCGCGTCGATGAGCGCCGGCAGCCGGTCGGCGGGGTGCGACCCGTCGGCGTCCATCTCGATGAGCAGCTCGTACCCGCGCTCCAGGCCCCACCGGAAACCGGTGACGTACGCGGTGCCGAGGCCGAGCTTGCCCGAGCGCCGCAGCAGGTGGACGCGGTCGTCCGTTGCCGCGATGCGCTCCACGACGTCACCGGTGCCGTCCGGGCTGGCGTCGTCGACGACGAGCACGTGCGCGTCCGGGACAGCGCCGAGGACGAGTCCGAGGATGTCCGCGACGTTCTCGGCCTCGTCGTACGTCGGGACGATGACCAGGGCGGCGGCACCCGTCATCGGGTCGTGCCGTCGCTCGGGCGCTCCCGCCCGAGCGTCTGGCGCGCGACCTCGGAGGGTGTCTCGCCCTCCGGGGCGGAGTGCTCGGTCAGCAGCCGACGGACCGTGCCGCCGGCAGCCGAGTACGTCAGGTAGTTCAGGCGACTGGTCTCGCGACGCAGACGGGTGATGCCCTCGAGGATGAAGCCCAGGGTCCAGGTCAGGAACGCGATCACCATGAGCGACGCGGCCAGGAACGCCGTCGGGAACCGCGGCACGAGCCCCGTGCGGCTGAACTCGATGAACAGCGGGATGGCCAGGACGACGGCGACGACCGCGAACACCGCGCCGATGACCCCGTGGAACAGCACGGGGCGCTCGAAGCGGATCAGGTGCGCGATGAGCGACAGGATCTTGAACCCGTCGCTGTAGGTGTTCAGCTTCGACTCGGTGCCCTCGGCGCGGTCCTTGAAGCCCACCGGCACCTCGGTGTGCGGCACGCGCAGGTTCATCACGTGCACCGTGAGCTCGGTCTCGGTCTCGAACTCGCGCGACAGCGCGGGGAACGACTTCACGAAGCGGCGGGACATCACGCGGTACCCGCTGAGCATGTCGGAGACCGGCGTGCCGAACAGCTTGCCGACCACGCGGTTGAACATCCGGTTGCCGGCCTCGTGGCCCGGGCGGTACGCGGTGGCGTTCGGGTCGTCCTGCCGGACACCGAGGATGTGGTCGTACGGCCCTTCGAGCAGGGTCTTGATCATCTCGGGGGCAGCAGCGGTGTCGTAGGTGTCGTCGCCGTCGATCATCAGGTAGACGTCGGCGTCGATGTCGCCGAACGCCCGGCGGATGACGTTGCCCTTGCCCTTGGTGTGCTCGTACCGGACCTCGGCACCGGCGCGACGGGCGACCTCGTCCGTGCCGTCGGTGCTGTTGTTGTCGTACACGTACACGTGGATGCCCGGCACGGCGGCCTTGAGGTCGGTCACGACCTTGTGGATCGCCGGTGCCTCGTTGTGGCAGGGAACGATCGCGGCGATGACGAGGTCGTCGGGAGTCACGGGATAGGGTCCTTCAGTGGTCGCGGATCCGTCGAGCGGCGGGGTCTGCGGTCACGAAACCCCTGCGAGAGATTAACAGTTCCCCGGTTGCGCGGTGCCCGCCGCCCCGGGACGGGAAGGACAGCGTGGCGAACGCATCGGAGTGGTTCCTGGGTCACCTCAAGCGCGGGGGCTCGTTCCTCGTCGTCGGTGGGATCGGCTTCGTCGTCGATGCGGTCGTCTACAACGCCCTGGTGTTCTGGGGTGGACACGGCCCGCTCTTCGCACTGCCCCTGGTGGGCAAGATCATCGCGATCGCGATCGCGAGCGTGGTCACGTACTTCGGCAGCCGGCTCTGGACCTACCGCGACCGCGCCGACGCGCAGACCCTCAGGAGCTTCCTGGTCTTCGCCCTGCTCAACGTCATCGCGATCCTGCTGCAGCTCGGCTGCCTGGGGTTCTCGCGCTACGTGCTGCACCTGGACTCGCCGCTCGCCGACAACGTCTCCGGCACGCTGATCGGCCAGGGCGTCGCCACGATCTTCCGGTACTTCGCCTACGGCAAGTTCGTCTTCAAGGACGACAAGGAGGGCGCCGCCGAGGCGGTCGCCGAGATCGTCTGAGTCGCGGTCCGACCGCACCACGAAACGGACGGGAGGCCCGTGGCGACGTCGCCACGGGCCTCCCGTCCGTCACCGGGTCGACCCCGGAGCGGTCACCGGACCCGGTAGATGTGCAGGTCGAGCCCGCCCTGGCGGTAGTCGCCCACCTGCGTGGCGCAGGTCGAGTCCATCGGGGTGTCCGACAACACGTACTGCACGTTCCGCTGGGCGAAGCGGCTGCACGCGTCGAACGTCACCAGGACCTGGTCGCGCACCGGGTTCGTGACCTTCGGGGCGCCGGACCCGAAGGTCCAGTTGACGTTCGCCAGGCGGTTCCACGCGTTCTCGTACCGACCCGTCGGGTCGATCTCGTCCCACATCTCCTCCGGCGGGTACGTCTGCACGCCGTTGAAGGCGTGCACCCCCGACTCCACCAGCATCGACGTCTGCACCGTCGTGCCCACACCGACCCACTGCGCGTCCGGGTGCTTCGCCTCGATCGCCTCGATCACCCGACCCGCCTTCGTGTCCACCGGCAGCTCGAACACCCCTCGGTACAACGGGTTCACCCCGAGACCGACCAGCAGGGTCCCCACCAGCAGGGCCGCGACACCCGGCAGGACCAGGCGGAACGCGATGAGCACGACCGCGACGACGACGAGCACCGACACGACCTTCCAGTTCGTCGCGGAGGCGATGACCGGGGACAGGCCGTGCCGCAGCGCGTACCAGGCGCAGACGACGGAGGCCCCGGCGACGAGACCGCCGGCCAGCGCGACCCACCACCGGGCGCGGACCCGGTCACGGTCGAGCCGGGAGACCGACACGCCGATGCCGATGACCGCCAGCAGGTCGAACGCCAGGCGGAGCCGTCCGTCCGTCGACCGGGTCAGGCCGAACAGGTTCGCGATCGGGGTCCACCCCGGCACCAGCAGGAAGAGCCACAGCACCGTCAGCACGACCAGCACCGACAGGACGGTCCAGTCGAGGCGGCGGACGGCGCCGGCCGCCCGCGCTGTGCGGACCGAGCGCACCAGCAGCCAGACGAGCAGCGGCACCAGGAACACGATGGTCATGAACGGCGCGGCAGCCTCGGACTGGTTCGGCCCGAGTCCGTCGGACACGCCGTTCTGCAGCGCGCCCGCGAACGGTGCCCCGAACGCCGACACGATCCCGTCGTAGTCGAGCGCTCCCGCGAACTCGATGCGGCGTCCGGGGTAGACCGTCCCGAGCACGGCCTCGATCGTGTCGAACCGCGTGGCGAGCCAGACGCCGAGCACGACGACGGCACCGACGGCGCTGAGCACGAGGGGCGTGATGCGGCGCAGCAACGGCCACCACCGCGACCACTCCCCCGAGAACCGCGCCTGCAACACCATCCCCACACCCACGAACACCACGACCACGACCGCCGGCACCGCGTACGGCACGTAGATCGACATCGCCAACGTCACCGTCAAGTACCCCGCGACACCAGCCGACACCCACCGCGCCACCCGCGACGAGGACCTGATCCCCCACACCACCGCGACCAACACCGCGAACGCCCACGCATACGGCCAGATCGTCGTCGGCAGGAACCACCACCCGATCAACGGACTGAACCCCAACGCCACCGCCAACACCGCCGACGTCACCGGACGACGCGGCATCACCGACACCAGGAACACGTACGCACCGATCAGCAACCCCGCGAACGGCAACCACCACCGCACCGCCATCCCCTGCGCCAACGGCAACACCAGGAACCCCCACACATGCGGACGGAACAGCGTCGACCAGTCCCACGACGGCAAGTCGTTCTGGATCGTCGCATCCATCCCACCCGGCAACGTGTGGTTCACCACCGGGAACCCCTGCTGCACCTGCGACACGATCCACGACGACTGCACCAGCCACTCATCCGACCGGATCGGACGCGGCGACCCCGCCAACAAGTTCGGGTCAGCCCCCTGACCGAAGAACCCCCAGTAGTTCCCCGTCGAGGACCCCGAGATGCCCAGGACCGTCAACACCCCCAACACCACCACCACGAACACCGGGAACCACACCACCACCCACACCCGCGGCAACCCCGACACCCGCGGCACCACCAACGCCGACACCCGGTCACGCCAGCCGGTCGCCGCGGACTCGTGGGCGGTCTCGGTCGATGTGCTCACGTCGGGCCTCTCGGTGGTGGTGCTGGGTTTCGTGGTGGTGCTGGTGCTGGTGCTCGTGCTGGTGTTGGTGCTGGTGCTGGTGCTGGTCAGCGCACGCGGTAGATGTGCATGTCGAGCCCGCCCTGGCGGTACTCGCCGAGCTGCGTCGTGCACGACGAGTCGACCGGGCTGTCCGACAACACGTACTGCACGTTGCGCTGGGCGAAGCGGCTGCACGCATCGAACGTCACCGAGACCTGGTCACGGTAGGGGTTCGTCACGACCGGTTCTCCCGAACCGAGCGTCCAGTTGACGTTCGCCAGGCGGTTCCACGCGTTCTCGTACCGACCCGTCGGGTCGATCTCGTCCCACATCTCCTCCGGCGGGTACGTCTGCACGCCGTTGAAGGCGTGCACCCCCGACTCCACCAGCATCGACGTCTGCACCGTCGTGCCCACACCGACCCACTGCGCATCCGGGTGCTTCGCCTCGATCGCCTCGATCACCCGACCCGCCTTCGTGTCCACCGGCAGCTCGAACACCCCCCGGTACAACGGGTTCACCCCGAGACCGACCAGCAGCGAGGCCACCAGGAACGCGGCCGCCCCGGCGAACACGAACCGCCGGGCGACGAAGGCGACGGCCAGCACCAGGAGGAGTGCGATGAACCGCCAGTCGTGCGCGGCGTCGATGACGGTCGCGGCACGCACCCGCAGCAGCGCCCACACGGCCAGGGTCGCCCCGCCGGCGAGCAGCATCGCCAGGGTGGTCGGGATCCACGGACCGCGGCGCCGCAGCTGGTCGAGCCGCATCGCGACGACCGCGAAGCCGATGACGTTCAGCAGGTCGAACGCCAGGCGGAGACGCCGGGTCGTCGACCGGTCGAGCAACAGCAGGTGCGCGATGCGGTCCCACCCCGGCACCAGCAGGAACGCGAAGACGAGCGTGCCCGCGGCGAGGACCCCGAGCGCCACCCAGTCGATCCGCGACGCGCGCCATCCGCCCCGGAATGCGAGCCATGCGAGCACCGGCACGAGGAAGACGCACAGCATCATCGGCGCCGAGGCTTCGGACGGGTTGAACGACAGGTAGTCGTTGACGCCGCTCTGCAGGGCCTGCTGGAACGGACCGCTGAACATCGCGACGAGCCCGGAGCGTGGCAGCGCGCCGGTGTGCTCGAGTCGCTGCCCCGGGTACACCGTGCTGAGCACGGCCTTGATCGTGTCGAAGCGGGTCAGGATCCAGACGACCAGGACCAGCAGTCCGGTGACGCCTGCGAGCACGAGGGGCGTGATGCGGCGCAGCAACGGCCACCACCGCGACCACTCCCCCGAGAACCGCGCCTGCAACACCATCCCCACACCCACGAACACCACGACCACGACCGCCGGCACCGCGTACGGCACGTAGATCGACATCGCCAACGTCACCGTCAAGTACCCCGCGACACCAGCCGACACCCACCGCGCCACCCGCGACGAGGACCTGATCCCCCACACCACCGCGACCAACACCGCGAACGCCCACGCATACGGCCAGATCGTCGTCGGCAGGAACCACCACCCGATCAACGGACTGAACCCCAACGCCACCGCCAACACCGCCGACGTCACCGGACGACGCGGCATCACCGACACCAGGAACACGTACGCACCGATCAGCAACCCCGCGAACGGCAACCACCACCGCACCGCCATCCCCTGCGCCAACGGCAACACCAGGAACCCCCACACATGCGGACGGAACAGCGTCGACCAGTCCCACGACGGCAAGTCGTTCTGGATCGTCGCATCCATCCCACCCGGCAACGTGTGGTTCACCACCGGGAACCCCTGCTGCACCTGCGACACGATCCACGACGACTGCACCAGCCACTCATCCGACCGGATCGGACGCGGCGACCCCGCCAACAAGTTCGGGTCAGCCCCCTGACCGAAGAACCCCCAGTAGTTCCCCGTCGAGGACCCCGAGATGCCCAGGACCGTCAACACCCCCAACACCACCACCACGAACACCGGGAACCACACCACCACCCACACCCGCGGCAACCCCGACACCCGCGGCACCACCAACGCCGACACCCGCCGCCGCACCGGGGTGAGCCGGGCGGGGCGGGTGCCGTGGTCGTGCACCGACGTCATCGGTTCTTGAGCCGACGCTTCACCTTGGCGGCGACGCTCCGTGGGCCTTCGGTGCGCAGGTAGTGCACCGCGCGTCCGAGGTCGTACCGGACCCCGTAGAGCTTCTGGCGGTCGGGCACGCGCACGCGCATCTCGTGGGCGGTCGGCAGCCCGGCCTGGGCGCGGACCGTCTTGTCGGCGGCGCGGATCGGGTTGCGGCAGAACTCGACGAGCGGCTCGAGCACGTTCTGCCACGTGAAGTCCTGCCGCACGCGGGTGACGTTCTCGAGGTAGGTCGCGCGGGCGTCGTCGTCGAACAGCACCTTCTCGAGCGCGTCGGCGAGCGCCGTCGTGTCACGCTCGTGCACGACCTCGCCCAGGCGCTCCTCGGCGACGAGCTCGGCGAACGAGTCGCCACCCGTCGTCACGATCGGCAGGCTCGCCCACAGGTAGTCGAGGATGCGCGTGCGGAACGAGAACGTCGTCTCGAGGTGCTCGTAGTGCGTCGAGACACCGGCATCAGCCTCGGCCAGGTAGGCGCCGCGCTCCTCGTACGGGATCCACGACTCGTTGAAGAAGACGTTCTTGCCGGTGAGCCCGAGCTCGGCCGACGCCTGGCGCACCTTCGCGACGATGTCCATCTCGGGCACGTCGGGGTTCGGGTGCTGGACGCCCATGAAGAACAGGCGCACGTCGGGCCGACGCTCGGCGAGTTCGCCCATCGCACGCACCAGCGTGATCGGGTCGAACCAGTCGTAGATGCCGCCGCCCCAGACGACCAGCTTGTCGTCCACACCGATGCCGGGCACGACGCCCTTGACGACGTTCGTGGTGTGCACGGGCGGGTTCGCCGACAGCCCGAAGGGCACGACGCCGATCAGGCTGCGCAGCTCCGGGTCGCGCGAGTAGGTGCGCGCGTTGATGCGGCCCGACCCGGCGAGCTGCCCGAGCCAGAACAGGCGCTGCCGCTCGGAGGCGCAGATGAAGTAGTCGCCGAGCTCGAGCTGGTGGTTCAGCGTGTCCGAGGCGTCGAGGATCTGCCGGTCCCACTGCTCGACGTCGTCGCTGCGCCCCTGTTCGAGCTGCTCGAGGTGCAGCGGGTCGTAGACGTCGACGACCAGGATCTTCGCGGTCGACTCGAGCACGGGGAAGAGGCGGAGCGCGTGGCCCTGCACGATGATGACGTCGGCCCAGGCCTCGTGCTCGACCATCTGCCGCGGGTGGCGGTGCGGGACGGTGACGACGTCGTAGTCCGGGTCGATCTGCGTCGACCGGGTCAGGCTCACGACGCGGACGTCGTGTTCCCCGGAGAGCTCCTTCGCCATGTTCGTGGCACGGATCGCGGGGCCGGCCATCTTCTCGCCGATCGCGTCACCGGTGACGATGAGGATGCGGCGACGCGCGCCGACCTCGAGGACACCGAGCGAGTGCACGATCTTGTCGTACCCGGCCAGGTAGGACTCGATCGGGTACGCGGGCTCGTCCCGGTTGCCGAACAGGCGCAGCAGCTCGCGGTCGCTCCGGACGCGGGACGCCTGGATCTGCCGTCGCGACTCGGTCATCGACGGGAGTTCCTCGACGAAGCGGTCGATGCCGAACACGCCGGCCATCGAGGTCTTGGGCACCGGCATCGTCGGCTCGTGGTCGCCACCGGGGCGCCGGATGTCGAGCGCCTC
This genomic interval carries:
- a CDS encoding polyprenol monophosphomannose synthase, which encodes MTGAAALVIVPTYDEAENVADILGLVLGAVPDAHVLVVDDASPDGTGDVVERIAATDDRVHLLRRSGKLGLGTAYVTGFRWGLERGYELLIEMDADGSHPADRLPALIDAVRSQPDVQLAIGSRWVPGGSVVDWPWYREALSRGGNAYARWMLRIDVRDITAGFRVYRAAVIAGKALDAVDSKGYCFQVDMTLRVHDLGGRIVEVPIRFRDRLHGVSKMSQAIVLEAMLRVTQWGLQRRFARRR
- a CDS encoding glycosyltransferase family 2 protein; translated protein: MTPDDLVIAAIVPCHNEAPAIHKVVTDLKAAVPGIHVYVYDNNSTDGTDEVARRAGAEVRYEHTKGKGNVIRRAFGDIDADVYLMIDGDDTYDTAAAPEMIKTLLEGPYDHILGVRQDDPNATAYRPGHEAGNRMFNRVVGKLFGTPVSDMLSGYRVMSRRFVKSFPALSREFETETELTVHVMNLRVPHTEVPVGFKDRAEGTESKLNTYSDGFKILSLIAHLIRFERPVLFHGVIGAVFAVVAVVLAIPLFIEFSRTGLVPRFPTAFLAASLMVIAFLTWTLGFILEGITRLRRETSRLNYLTYSAAGGTVRRLLTEHSAPEGETPSEVARQTLGRERPSDGTTR
- a CDS encoding GtrA family protein, encoding MANASEWFLGHLKRGGSFLVVGGIGFVVDAVVYNALVFWGGHGPLFALPLVGKIIAIAIASVVTYFGSRLWTYRDRADAQTLRSFLVFALLNVIAILLQLGCLGFSRYVLHLDSPLADNVSGTLIGQGVATIFRYFAYGKFVFKDDKEGAAEAVAEIV
- a CDS encoding glycosyltransferase, which encodes MSERRTGVVSVVLVNYKGTDDTLTSIVGLTEQDWPADKLEIIVVDNDSGPEHVGRLKASDLPFTLVESGGNLGFTGGCNLGVANTTGEYVAFLNNDARPDPGWIREAMATFASGRDIGAVASKVLDWEGVNVDFTEAAMTWYGMGYKPFAGSPDTGRWETETDVLFGTGAAMFIRADLFEQLDGFDDRYFMFYEDVDLGWRLNLLGWRFRYQPKSVAFHKHHASMNKLGDFRETYLLERNALFTLYKNLGEEQLRTALPGALALAVRRAVGRGDMDSEALDIRRPGGDHEPTMPVPKTSMAGVFGIDRFVEELPSMTESRRQIQASRVRSDRELLRLFGNRDEPAYPIESYLAGYDKIVHSLGVLEVGARRRILIVTGDAIGEKMAGPAIRATNMAKELSGEHDVRVVSLTRSTQIDPDYDVVTVPHRHPRQMVEHEAWADVIIVQGHALRLFPVLESTAKILVVDVYDPLHLEQLEQGRSDDVEQWDRQILDASDTLNHQLELGDYFICASERQRLFWLGQLAGSGRINARTYSRDPELRSLIGVVPFGLSANPPVHTTNVVKGVVPGIGVDDKLVVWGGGIYDWFDPITLVRAMGELAERRPDVRLFFMGVQHPNPDVPEMDIVAKVRQASAELGLTGKNVFFNESWIPYEERGAYLAEADAGVSTHYEHLETTFSFRTRILDYLWASLPIVTTGGDSFAELVAEERLGEVVHERDTTALADALEKVLFDDDARATYLENVTRVRQDFTWQNVLEPLVEFCRNPIRAADKTVRAQAGLPTAHEMRVRVPDRQKLYGVRYDLGRAVHYLRTEGPRSVAAKVKRRLKNR